Proteins from one Phalacrocorax carbo chromosome 30, bPhaCar2.1, whole genome shotgun sequence genomic window:
- the SWSAP1 gene encoding ATPase SWSAP1, which produces MAAALERALGSVPAVPAAEPVPALVLGPAGSGRTALLLRAALAGGGDGPRVLFLAPSALPRLPGGGDGNDRRALQRLELRYPPSLGALGRELGAVGAWPRPPGLLLLDGLERYLGGAPGALARLAALLLEAARSPGPPRPPAQVLASLCLPPPGPHVLPALRRYFPAECRLRPVPGVPLHLCARLACPGAPPRCWHLHFSPHGQLRVAPADAGDSEGDEDAHPDGDEDSDEAWG; this is translated from the exons ATGGCGGCGGCGCTGGAGCGGGCGCTGGGCTCGGTGCcggcggtgccggcggcggAGCCGGTGCCGGCGCTGGTGCTGGGCCCGGCGGGCTCGGGCCGGACGGCGCTGCTGCTGCGGGCGGCACTGGCGGGGGGCGGCGACGGGCCCCGCGTTCTCTTCTTGGCGCCCAGCGCGCTCCCGCGGCTTCCAGGCGGCGGCGACGGCAACGACCGGCGGGCGCTGCAG cgGCTGGAGCTGCGGTaccccccatccctgggggcgctggggcgggagctgggggcagtgggggcctggccccggccccccgggctgctgctgctggacgGGCTGGAGCGGTACTtggggggggccccgggggcaCTCGCCCgcctggctgccctgctgctggaggctgcccgctcccccgggcccccccggccccccgcccaGGTCCTGGCCTCCCTATGCCtgccccctcccggcccccaCGTCCTGCCGGCCCTGCGGCGCTACTTCCCCGCCGAGTGTCGCCTGCGCCCCGTGCCCGGGGTCCCACTTCACCTCTGTGCCCGCCTCGCCTGCCCTGGGGCCCCCCCTCGCTGCTGGCACCTCCACTTCAGCCCCCACGGGCAGCTCCGCGTGGCCCCCGCCGACGCCGGGGACAGCGAGGGGGACGAGGACGCCCATCCCGATGGGGACGAGGACAGTGACGAAGCTTGGGGCTGA